A region from the Triticum aestivum cultivar Chinese Spring chromosome 3D, IWGSC CS RefSeq v2.1, whole genome shotgun sequence genome encodes:
- the LOC123075455 gene encoding probable leucine-rich repeat receptor-like protein kinase At5g49770, protein MALPTAVVAGVAASVALLVLLAVAAALCWWRLGARRSRTSDTASDETPPTLAEWGRCGRTSSAPDYQGARRFTLEEMSHATKNFSDANLVGAGTFGKVYMGLLLDGTVVAIKRRVGAPRQDFVDEVRRQSEIWHRNVVTLIGYCQDGGLQMLVFEHLPNGSVCGHLYDTGKESMTRLEFKQRLSIAIGAAKGLDHLHSLAPPLIHKGFKTSNVLVDENFIAKVSDAGVDRLLRGLEDPASPLNGFRSSIYQDPEAHSLAQLSASSDVYSFGVFLLELITGREAASLVSPESTESLAHWLEASGDEVADPRLGGSFTSEGMKELVGLTMQCLSPSAVRRPKMRLVAAELDRILEKEMTLTTVMGDGTAIITLGSQLFTS, encoded by the exons ATGGCATTGCCAACCGCGGTCGTAGCCGGCGTTGCCGCGTCCGTCGCCCTGCTGGTGCTGCTGGCGGTCGCCGCCGCGCTCTGCTGGTGGCGGCTCGGGGCGCGCCGTAGCCGGACCTCCGACACCGCCTCCGACGAAACTCCTCCCACGCTAG CGGAGTGGGGCAGGTGCGGCCGGACGTCGTCGGCGCCGGACTACCAGGGCGCCAGGCGGTTCACGCTGGAGGAGATGTCCCACGCCACCAAGAACTTCAGCGACGCCAACCTCGTCGGCGCCGGCACCTTCGGCAAGGTCTACATGGGCCTCCTGCTCGACGGCACCGTCGTCGCCATCAAGCGCCGCGTcggcgcgccacggcaagactTCGTCGACGAG GTGAGGCGGCAGTCGGAGATCTGGCACCGGAACGTGGTGACCCTCATCGGCTACTGCCAGGACGGGGGTCTGCAGATGCTCGTCTTCGAGCACCTGCCCAACGGCAGCGTCTGCGGCCATCTATACG ATACCGGCAAAGAGTCCATGACACGGCTGGAGTTCAAGCAGAGGCTCTCGATCGCCATCGGAGCGGCCAAAG GTCTGGACCATTTGCACAGCCTCGCGCCTCCACTCATCCACAAGGGCTTCAAGACGAGCAACGTCCTGGTGGATGAGAACTTCATCGCCAAGGTGTCCGACGCCGGAGTCGACCGGCTGCTCAGAGGGCTCGAGGACCCCGCCTCGCCGCTCAACGGATTCCGTTCCAGCATCTACCAGGATCCAGA GGCACATTCCTTGGCACAGCTCTCTGCGAGCAGTGACGTGTACAGCTTTGGGGTTTTTCTTCTGGAGCTCATCACCGGCAGGGAGGCCGCCAGCTTGGTTTCTCCAGAATCAACCGAATCTCTCGCTCATTGG CTGGAGGCGTCGGGAGACGAGGTGGCAGACCCGAGGCTCGGTGGCAGCTTCACCTCGGAGGGCATGAAGGAGCTGGTTGGCCTGACGATGCAGTGCCTGAGCCCGTCGGCGGTGAGGCGGCCCAAGATGCGGCTGGTTGCGGCGGAGCTCGACCGCATCCTAGAGAAGGAGATGACCCTGACGACCGTCATGGGGGACGGCACCGCCATCATCACCCTCGGGAGCCAGCTCTTCACGTCATGA